A genomic region of Papaver somniferum cultivar HN1 chromosome 7, ASM357369v1, whole genome shotgun sequence contains the following coding sequences:
- the LOC113299233 gene encoding probable serine/threonine-protein kinase At1g01540 isoform X1 translates to MASLIDTVYIELSKPTIIFGIKLWILITICIGLFIFLILCCIITCCCRKSSKKHKVGSYSKNPNLEKIVTVPSNQSLVPPNQSLVPDQVQIDVNKTEHRLSVTSNRHASNRHSSARSYRINRSTSDIELDSIAPLEISPMAWVRWFTLRELNDATDIFSNDNVIGEGQYGIVYRGVLPDGTWLAVKWLFNSRGQAENEFKAEVEALGHIRHKNLVTLLGYCLEGSSRMLVYEYVDNGNLNQWLHKDVMQVSPLTWDMRLDILIGIAKGLSYLHEGLEHKIVHRDVKSCNILLDQYWNPKVADFGLSRVLDTDMTHVTTRVIGTYGYVAPEYACAGILNDRSDVYSFGVLVMEMVSGRSPSSFSESPEEMSLVDWLKKLIETQRYNDIVDPKLPDIPSSKSLKSVLLLALRCVDPDAQQRPKMGQIVHMLESTDRLHNHEFLQKHKITREASHSRH, encoded by the exons ATGGCATCATTGATAGATACAGTATACATTGAGCTTTCAAAACCCACTATCATCTTTGGAATTAAATTATGGATTCTAATTACGATTTGCATCGGCTTGTTCATTTTTCTCATCCTATGCTGTATCATCACTTGTTGTTGCAGAAAATCTTCAAAAAAACATAAAGTTGGTTCATATTCTAAAAACCCTAACCTAGAAAAGATAGTTACAGTTCCTTCTAATCAATCTCTTGTTCCTCCTAATCAATCTCTTGTTCCTGATCAAGTACAAATCGATGTGAACAAGACAGAGCATCGATTGTCAGTCACTTCTAATAGACATGCTTCAAATAGACATTCTTCTGCTCGTTCTTATAGAATTAATAGATCAACATCTGATATTGAATTGGATTCAATAGCTCCGTTAGAAATTTCACCTATGGCTTGGGTCCGTTGGTTTACTTTGAGAGAACTTAATGATGCAACTGATATCTTTTCAAATGATAATGTTATTGGAGAAGGTCAGTACGGAATCGTCTATCGAGGTGTTTTGCCTGATGGTACTTGGTTAGCCGTGAAATGGCTCTTCAATAGCAG AGGCCAAGCAGAAAATGAATTTAAAGCTGAGGTGGAAGCACTTGGGCATATTAGGCACAAGAATTTGGTCACATTGCTTGGATACTGTTTGGAGGGTTCCTCCAG GATGCTTGTTTACGAGTACGTGGACAATGGTAATCTCAACCAGTGGCTTCATAAGGATGTAATGCAAGTCAGCCCTCTAACATGGGATATGCGCCTGGATATTCTGATCGGAATCGCAAAAGG ATTGAGCTACCTTCATGAAGGTCTAGAGCATAAGATCGTCCATCGTGATGTGAAGTCTTGCAATATATTGCTAGACCAATACTGGAATCCAAAGGTTGCTGATTTTGGACTTTCAAGGGTCTTAGATACTGACATGACCCACGTGACGACTCGTGTGATTGGAACATATGG CTATGTTGCACCAGAATATGCTTGTGCTGGTATCTTGAATGACAGAAGCGATGTTTATAGCTTCGGTGTACTTGTTATGGAGATGGTTAGCGGGAGGAGCCCTTCCAGTTTCAGTGAATCCCCTGAAGAG ATGAGTTTGGTGGATTGGTTAAAGAAGCTGATTGAGACGCAAAGATACAACGACATAGTGGATCCGAAATTGCCTGATATACCTTCTTCTAAGTCACTCAAAAGTGTTCTGCTACTTGCTCTTCGATGCGTTGATCCAGATGCACAACAAAGGCCTAAAATGGGCCAAATTGTGCACATGCTCGAGAGTACAGATCGGTTGCATAACCATGAG TTTTTGCAGAAACATAAGATCACGCGAGAGGCTTCTCATTCTCGTCATTGA
- the LOC113299233 gene encoding probable serine/threonine-protein kinase At1g01540 isoform X2: MASLIDTVYIELSKPTIIFGIKLWILITICIGLFIFLILCCIITCCCRKSSKKHKVGSYSKNPNLEKIVTVPSNQSLVPPNQSLVPDQVQIDVNKTEHRLSVTSNRHASNRHSSARSYRINRSTSDIELDSIAPLEISPMAWVRWFTLRELNDATDIFSNDNVIGEGQYGIVYRGVLPDGTWLAVKWLFNSRGQAENEFKAEVEALGHIRHKNLVTLLGYCLEGSSRMLVYEYVDNGNLNQWLHKDVMQVSPLTWDMRLDILIGIAKGLSYLHEGLEHKIVHRDVKSCNILLDQYWNPKVADFGLSRVLDTDMTHVTTRVIGTYGYVAPEYACAGILNDRSDVYSFGVLVMEMVSGRSPSSFSESPEEMSLVDWLKKLIETQRYNDIVDPKLPDIPSSKSLKSVLLLALRCVDPDAQQRPKMGQIVHMLESTDRLHNHEKHKITREASHSRH, from the exons ATGGCATCATTGATAGATACAGTATACATTGAGCTTTCAAAACCCACTATCATCTTTGGAATTAAATTATGGATTCTAATTACGATTTGCATCGGCTTGTTCATTTTTCTCATCCTATGCTGTATCATCACTTGTTGTTGCAGAAAATCTTCAAAAAAACATAAAGTTGGTTCATATTCTAAAAACCCTAACCTAGAAAAGATAGTTACAGTTCCTTCTAATCAATCTCTTGTTCCTCCTAATCAATCTCTTGTTCCTGATCAAGTACAAATCGATGTGAACAAGACAGAGCATCGATTGTCAGTCACTTCTAATAGACATGCTTCAAATAGACATTCTTCTGCTCGTTCTTATAGAATTAATAGATCAACATCTGATATTGAATTGGATTCAATAGCTCCGTTAGAAATTTCACCTATGGCTTGGGTCCGTTGGTTTACTTTGAGAGAACTTAATGATGCAACTGATATCTTTTCAAATGATAATGTTATTGGAGAAGGTCAGTACGGAATCGTCTATCGAGGTGTTTTGCCTGATGGTACTTGGTTAGCCGTGAAATGGCTCTTCAATAGCAG AGGCCAAGCAGAAAATGAATTTAAAGCTGAGGTGGAAGCACTTGGGCATATTAGGCACAAGAATTTGGTCACATTGCTTGGATACTGTTTGGAGGGTTCCTCCAG GATGCTTGTTTACGAGTACGTGGACAATGGTAATCTCAACCAGTGGCTTCATAAGGATGTAATGCAAGTCAGCCCTCTAACATGGGATATGCGCCTGGATATTCTGATCGGAATCGCAAAAGG ATTGAGCTACCTTCATGAAGGTCTAGAGCATAAGATCGTCCATCGTGATGTGAAGTCTTGCAATATATTGCTAGACCAATACTGGAATCCAAAGGTTGCTGATTTTGGACTTTCAAGGGTCTTAGATACTGACATGACCCACGTGACGACTCGTGTGATTGGAACATATGG CTATGTTGCACCAGAATATGCTTGTGCTGGTATCTTGAATGACAGAAGCGATGTTTATAGCTTCGGTGTACTTGTTATGGAGATGGTTAGCGGGAGGAGCCCTTCCAGTTTCAGTGAATCCCCTGAAGAG ATGAGTTTGGTGGATTGGTTAAAGAAGCTGATTGAGACGCAAAGATACAACGACATAGTGGATCCGAAATTGCCTGATATACCTTCTTCTAAGTCACTCAAAAGTGTTCTGCTACTTGCTCTTCGATGCGTTGATCCAGATGCACAACAAAGGCCTAAAATGGGCCAAATTGTGCACATGCTCGAGAGTACAGATCGGTTGCATAACCATGAG AAACATAAGATCACGCGAGAGGCTTCTCATTCTCGTCATTGA